The following proteins are co-located in the Lagenorhynchus albirostris chromosome 4, mLagAlb1.1, whole genome shotgun sequence genome:
- the METAP1 gene encoding methionine aminopeptidase 1 isoform X1: MAAVEMRVCETDGCSSEAKLQCPTCIKLGIQGSYFCSQECFKGSWATHKLLHKKAKDEKAKRESVSPWTVEGDINTDPWAGYRYTGKLRPHYPLMPTRPVPSYIQRPDYADHPLGMSESEQALKGTSQIKLLSSEDIEGMRLVCRLAREVLDIAADMIKPGVTTEEIDHAVHLACIARNCYPSPLNYYNFPKSCCTSVNEVICHGIPDRRPLQEGDIVNVDITLYRNGYHGDLNETFFVGDVDEGARKLVQTTYECLMQAIDAVKPGVRYRELGNIIQKHAQANGFSVVRSYCGHGIHKLFHTAPNVPHYAKNKAVGVMKAGHVFTIEPMICEGGWQDETWPDGWTAVTRDGKRSAQFEHTLLVTDTGCEILTRRLDSARPHFMSQF, encoded by the exons GAATGTTTTAAAGGAAGCTGGGCTACTCACAAGTTACTACATAAGAAAGCAA AAGATGAAAAGGCCAAGCGAGAATCTGTGTCTCCCTGGACTGTGGAAGGTGATATCAACACTGACCCATGGGCAGGTTATCGATATACTGGTAAACTCAGACCACATTATCCACTG ATGCCAACAAGGCCGGTGCCAAGTTATATTCAAAGACCAGACTATGCTGATCACCCTTTAG GAATGTCTGAATCTGAGCAGGCTCTTAAGGGTACTTCTCAAATTAAGTTACTCTCATCTGAAGATATAGAAGGGATGCGACTCGTATGTAGG CTTGCCAGAGAAGTACTGGACATTGCTGCTGATATGATTAAACCAGGTGTAACTACTGAAGAAATAGATCATGCTGTACACTTa gCATGCATTGCAAGAAATTGCTATCCTTCTCCCCTGAATTATTATAATTTCCCAAAGTCTTGTTGTACTTCAGTGAATGAAGTGATCTGCCATGGAATTCCAGACAGACGGCCCTTGCAAGAAGGTGATATTGTTAATG TGGACATCACTCTTTATCGCAATGGTTATCATGGGGACCTGAATGAGACGTTTTTTGTTGGAGACGTGGATGAGGGAGCTCGGAAACTGGTTCAGACCACGTATGAGTGCCTGATGCAAGCCATTGATGCAG tgaaaCCTGGTGTTCGATACAGAGAATTGGGAAACATTATTCAGAAGCATGCCCAAGCAAATGGATTTTCAGTTGTTCGAAGCTATTGTGGGCATGGAATCCACAAGCTTTTTCATACGGCCCCCAATGTACCCCACTATGCCA aaaataaagcagTTGGAGTGATGAAGGCCGGCCACGTATTTACAATTGAGCCAATGATTTGTGAAG gcgGATGGCAGGATGAAACCTGGCCGGATGGCTGGACAGCAGTGACGAGAGATGGGAAACGGTCTGCCCAGTTCGAGCACACCCTGCTGGTCACGGACACTGGCTGCGAAATCCTAACCCGGCGACTCGATAGCGCGCGGCCTCACTTCATGTCCCAATTTTAA